From Fusarium fujikuroi IMI 58289 draft genome, chromosome FFUJ_chr07, a single genomic window includes:
- a CDS encoding related to cytosine/adenosine deaminases, whose product MISDQDLEHLRLAVSLAHEALKAGDAPFGSVLVSSDNKVLQTDRNRTVTGSNGDGRADSTLHPEFTLARWAQLNLSDEERAKSTVYTSGEHCAMCSAAHAWCGLGRIVYASSTEQLGAWKAEFGVGAPVAPLSINQVAPGLTVEGPVEELAKEVYQFQVESWTSKGFKSKSKA is encoded by the coding sequence ATGATCAGCGACCAAGATCTGGAGCATCTCCGTCTGGCCGTCTCACTCGCCCACGAAGCTCTTAAAGCAGGAGACGCCCCTTTTGGTTCAGTCCTCGTCTCATCCGACAACAAAGTGCTTCAAACCGACCGAAACCGCACCGTCACAGGCTCCAATGGTGATGGTCGCGCTGACTCGACGCTTCACCCAGAGTTCACTCTCGCACGTTGGGCACAGCTCAACCTAAGTGATGAAGAGCGCGCGAAATCTACTGTATATACGAGCGGTGAGCACTGCGCTATGTGTTCTGCTGCCCATGCGTGGTGTGGACTTGGAAGGATTGTGtatgcttcttcaacggaGCAGCTGGGAGCTTGGAAGGCCGAGTTTGGTGTTGGAGCACCGGTTGCGCCATTGAGTATCAACCAGGTTGCTCCAGGGCTTACCGTTGAAGGGCCTGTTGAAGAACTGGCTAAAGAGGTTTATCAATTCCAAGTTGAGAGTTGGACGTCTAAGGGCttcaagtccaagtccaaggctTGA
- a CDS encoding related to pseudouridine synthase 3 — translation MSAELNYQSWTKNGLIQKVKELEAELRNRPAPEPKPEPEIQPENEAGDEAKKTKPKGKRKMDPSKYSTRFIALKLAYLGKNYGGFEFQAMANAPSIEEELWNALTKACLIFPEDERIVDFDCCEYSKCGRTDKGVSAFGQVIGLRVRSNRPLPKKQRRLSEAGEAMVVDEQVGENAEEEHVEETPYFDDIKDELQYPRLLNRVLPPDIRILAWCPSPPPDFSARFSCRERQYRYFFTQPAFTPEPSAGGARNGWLDIEAMREAAKRYEGEHDFRNFCKIDPGKQITNFVRTIYEADIKEVKDVSSALPYLSGSTYVPAEGLPNDATVYPKVYSFNVRGSAFLWHQIRHMVAVLFLAGQKLETPDVVTTLLDVKANPCKPNYVMADEVPLVLWDCIFPGTDSAPVDPAAKKTDGLDWVYLADDPALSKPGPFGVMDGMWAYWRERKLDELLSNQLLQMVSTQRSKDPSRHVTRPEPSGKQANSIVVYEGGNGGRMGGRYVPLLQKVKLQSPEEQNERYAIRKGYTSSEDMRNQKGIGKRKADEAMDE, via the coding sequence ATGTCTGCAGAGTTGAATTATCAGTCATGGACCAAAAACGGTCTCATTCAGAAAGTCAAGGAACTCGAGGCTGAGCTCAGAAATCGGCCTGCTCCAGAGCCAAAACCTGAACCTGAGATTCAGCCTGAAAATGAAGCGGGagatgaagccaagaagacgAAACCAAagggaaagagaaagatggaTCCCAGCAAATACTCTACACGATTTATCGCCTTGAAACTTGCGTATCTGGGCAAGAATTACGGTGGCTTTGAGTTCCAAGCTATGGCCAACGCTCCATCGATTGAGGAGGAACTATGGAATGCTCTCACAAAAGCATGCCTCATCTTTCCTGAAGATGAACGAATTGTCGATTTTGACTGCTGCGAGTATTCAAAATGTGGTCGCACAGATAAAGGAGTCAGCGCCTTCGGACAAGTCATCGGCCTCCGAGTTCGAAGTAACAGACCCTTGCCTAAAAAGCAAAGGCGTCTAAGTGAAGCAGGCGAGGCAATGGTCGTTGACGAGCAAGTGGGAGAGAacgcagaagaagagcacgTGGAGGAGACTCCGTATttcgatgatatcaaggatgAGCTTCAATATCCTCGGCTACTTAACCGTGTTCTACCCCCTGATATTCGCATCCTCGCCTGGTGCCCCTCTCCGCCCCCAGACTTCTCTGCTCGTTTCTCATGTCGCGAGCGCCAATACCGATATTTCTTTACACAGCCTGCTTTTACTCCTGAACCCAGCGCTGGTGGTGCAAGGAATGGCTGGCTCGACATTGAGGCGATGCGCGAGGCCGCTAAGCGCTATGAAGGCGAGCATGATTTCCGCAACTTTTGTAAGATCGACCCTGGAAAGCAGATCACAAACTTTGTTCGCACAATTTACGAGGCCGACATCAAAGAGGTCAAGGACGTCAGCTCAGCTTTGCCATATCTTTCTGGATCCACGTATGTCCCTGCAGAAGGCTTGCCCAACGACGCCACCGTGTACCCCAAGGTGTACTCGTTCAACGTTCGAGGGTCTGCTTTCTTGTGGCACCAGATTCGTCACATGGTTGCTGTACTCTTCCTTGCAGGTCAGAAGTTAGAGACACCTGACGTTGTGACGACTCTGCTCGACGTTAAAGCCAACCCCTGCAAGCCTAACTATGTCATGGCAGATGAAGTGCCTCTGGTGCTCTGGGACTGCATTTTCCCTGGTACAGATTCCGCTCCGGTAGATCCCGCGGCCAAGAAGACCGATGGACTTGACTGGGTGTATCTCGCAGATGACCCTGCGCTTAGCAAACCTGGCCCCTTTGGTGTCATGGATGGTATGTGGGCGTATTGGCGAGAGCGCAAGTTAGACGAGCTGCTCTCGAACCAATTGTTGCAAATGGTATCTACACAGCGCAGCAAAGATCCCTCAAGGCATGTCACTCGCCCTGAGCCCTCGGGCAAGCAGGCGAACAGTATAGTTGTCTACGAGGGTGGTAACGGTGGCCGTATGGGTGGCCGGTACGTGCCATTGCTGCAAAAGGTCAAGCTGCAGTCTCCTGAAGAGCAGAATGAAAGATATGCTATAAGAAAGGGGTATACTAGCTCAGAAGATATGCGAAACCAGAAGGGCATTGGAAAGCGAAAAGCAGATGAGGCCATGGATGAGTAG
- a CDS encoding related to transforming protein rho produces the protein MDPEVIKILLVGDEKCGKTTFLSRLSAGEKVNPIPMLRDMDQPFIFGIQTGAKKVQFEFFDTSCPDNWRTLDPDAIVICYDISQRLSLINMQRYWKDEIKRSFQRIDTLPLIILGLKRDLRSEQDPNGIIYPQEGYQVAQTLRADRYVECSAVTGELLKLAFEDLCKTAMTPTTGTNSQSASTCAVI, from the exons ATGGACCCCGAGGTGATCAAGATTCTCCTTGTAGGCGATGAAAAGTGCGGCAAGACGACCTTTCTCTC ACGACTCAGTGCAGGTGAAAAAGTCAACCCGATTCCCATGCTCCGTGATATGGATCAACCGTTCATCTTCGGTATTCAGACAGGAGCCAAAAAGGTTCAGTTCGAGTTCTTCGACACATCATGTCCTGATAACTGGAGGACCCTTGACCCTGATGCCATTGTCATTTGTTACGACATCAGCCAACGGTTGAGTTTGATAAATATGCAGAGATAT TGGAAAGATGAAATCAAGAGGTCGTTTCAACGCATCGATACCCTCCCCCTTATCATCCTTGGATTGAAGCGTGATCTGCGATCGGAGCAAGATCCGAACGGTATTATATACCCGCAGGAAGGATACCAGGTTGCGCAAACTCTACGAGCTGATCGATATGTTGAGTGTTCGGCGGTGACGGGTGAATTGTTGAAGCTGGCGTTTGAAGATTTGTGCAAGACGGCCATGACTCCAACAACGGGCACAAACAGCCAGAGCGCAAGCACATGCGCAGTAATATGA
- a CDS encoding probable PRS5-ribose-phosphate pyrophosphokinases produces the protein MVRNIVVLGGNSHPQLTENVCQILGVPASNRILGKFSGGESRCEIKDSVRGKDVYIIQSGSGNVNDNLIDLCIMISACKTGSAKRVTAVVPLFPYSRQPDWPYNKAGAPLSQISGSSKDYTFESVPPTPRPGGPKSAGLPNGVNNLTEKLSKTALANEGATNGANGTNGVFSTPRRSDTISSSTSEARGHHAENSTSSQRNAYTTHDYENQSNISAFQPKPGYKQWIAQAGTLVADLLTCAGADHIITMDLHDPQYQGFFDIPVDNLYGKALLQNYIQSQIPNHHTAVIVSPDAGGAKRATLIADSLKTDFALIHKVIPQNSDFAAFENSCLATKERRPIRFTEHRNASMMLVGDVSNRICILVDDIVDTGNTITRAAKLLKKEGATQVYALVTHGVFSGDAIARINASAIDKMLVTNSVPQNEHRRLCPKLEILDISAVFAEAIRRVHHGESISVLFQHN, from the coding sequence ATGGTGCGCAATATTGTTGTTCTGGGAGGCAACTCCCACCCGCAACTCACAGAAAATGTCTGCCAAATTCTGGGTGTTCCGGCAAGCAATCGCATTCTTGGAAAATTCTCTGGCGGCGAGAGTCGCTGCGAAATCAAGGATTCAGTTCGCGGCAAAGATGTCTACATCATACAATCTGGCTCCGGCAACGTCAACGACAACCTCATCGATCTCTGTATCATGATCTCAGCCTGCAAGACTGGCTCTGCGAAACGAGTCACCGCCGTTGTCCCACTCTTCCCTTATTCACGACAACCCGACTGGCCCTATAACAAAGCCGGCGCACCTTTGTCGCAGATCTCTGGTTCCTCCAAAGACTACACATTTGAGAGTGTTCCTCCCACGCCTCGTCCAGGTGGCCCCAAGTCAGCTGGCCTGCCCAATGGTGTCAACAACCTGACCGAGAAGCTCTCGAAAACAGCTCTCGCAAACGAGGGCGCGACAAATGGTGCTAACGGCACTAACGGCGTCTTCAGCACTCCTCGCCGCTCAGACACCATCTCGAGCAGCACCTCTGAGGCCCGTGGACACCACGCAGAGAACTCGACCTCTTCCCAGAGGAATGCCTACACCACCCACGACTATGAGAACCAGTCCAACATCTCTGCTTTCCAGCCTAAGCCTGGCTACAAGCAGTGGATCGCTCAGGCTGGTACTCTCGTTGCCGACTTGCTCACCTGCGCCGGTGCCGATCATATTATCACGATGGACTTGCACGATCCTCAGTATCAGGGCTTCTTCGACATTCCTGTCGATAACCTGTACGGAAAGGCGCTACTCCAGAACTACATCCAATCTCAAATTCCTAACCACCACACCGCTGTCATTGTGTCTCCTGATGCTGGAGGTGCAAAGCGAGCTACTTTGATTGCGGACAGTCTCAAGACTGACTTTGCTCTGATTCACAAGGTAATACCACAGAATTCTGATTTTGCTGCTTTTGAAAACTCATGTCTTGCTACAAAGGAGCGACGGCCCATTCGATTTACCGAGCATCGCAACGCCAGTATGATGCTAGTTGGAGATGTGTCAAACCGCATCTGCATCCTAGTTGACGACATTGTCGATACTGGTAACACCATCACGCGTGCTGCgaagcttctgaagaagGAGGGCGCTACTCAAGTCTATGCCCTCGTCACCCACGGTGTCTTCAGTGGTGACGCTATCGCTCGTATCAATGCTTCTGCCATTGACAAGATGCTCGTTACCAACTCTGTTCCTCAAAACGAGCATCGTCGTCTCTGCCCCAAGCTTGAGATACTCGATATCTCGGCCGTTTTTGCTGAGGCCATCCGTCGTGTTCATCACGGCGAGTCTATCAGCGTCCTTTTCCAGCACAACTAG